The genomic stretch TAATGATTAATCTGTATCATGTTTGCTATcttaagaaagagaaagatatatGCAGATCTGTTTATGGTGTAATGCATaagagcacaaagaaagggtcatttaaagaaaaactgGAGAACATAAAAGAATATCCTAACATCCTGCTGATCAAGAAAAGATGACAGCTTTGGGTACGTGAACTGTCTGTGCACCCTACAACGAAAGTCAAGGAAGAAATGAGATGATAGAAAAAGAATACATTTAcactttttacaaatgtatgtaTTGAGGAAAACTTTTAGtgtatttttcatttaatttttatttcattgactaaaaaaaatgtttaaatctagtGCTTTGAATTAGTCTTATCTGTTACATCTTATAAGCATATTAGTtgttaaatattaattgttttatcaAATTCATTTGTAAGTGGTTTTTGGCCATGCCCCTATTTGACATTTGGCCTTAGCTTGTTGGCAAATTCTAAAAACAATAGAATCTCTGTTGTTTTTAAGGAAATATGTTCTCAGTTAAAGGGAGATAACAGGAAATCATAAATCAGAAAAATTGAAAACAGACAATCACTTTAGCATTATATTTGCAGCATTATATTTGCATAAGTTTATTTAACTATATGcttctattttttaattaaaaataaaattaagaacCCCTTTTAAACCTTGCCATCTAcagggcatatgatgtaaaggtaatttgCTTCTATGGCAAATCTTGATCTAGAAAGATTATTTagtctagagcagtgtttcccaaactgtgttctgcaTAACCCTAGTGTTCCACCAGCTCTGATTAAGTGTTCCATGAACTGTTGGAGTTATTAATGAGCAGGTCTACACGTCAATTAATGATAAAGTAAatgcagaaaataaaatattttattatattaaagtTCTTCTCGgtaagggaatttttttttctaacaatttCACTTTGAACTTTGAGCTGATCTAGATTGTgactctaatttgaaacaaagatCAAGCATTAAATGATTTCTGGTTGATTTTGTTTGAAGAGTAccataatatttcaaaacaaatacagaataaaactaatgtaaaaaaactacaaaaaaaaatattaatgaaatcACATAACTCCAAAATTTGACAGTATACAATCAAACTTTACTCCCATGAAACAACTATGTTCACTGCCCTTGTAATATCTCGGTAGGGTTCTAGGGAAAACACACtggtcttttaaaaaaactataacccTGTTCACGAGCCCCCATGTGACCTTGTATTATGgttaggtcataagaccagtgacttgTGCTCTACTGGCAAGTTACTCCAGTGGTATTTTGTGGTCCCAAATTATATTACATTACCTAGGCTattaattataagttataaCCTCTAGATATATAACTTACTGAGACGTACAAGTAAGAACAATGAGATTTCAGTTACAACTAATAAAGAGTTTATTtaggaacaaaagaaaatacttaacaaacattttttaactgcataaaaatcatcttcttttaaaataatatatagaactagatttaactagatctagctacatttgtaaaaaaaaatggtattagTTTACGagactagaaacgctaaatcaggtttctcttatattttaagaatatgcagaaaaaaatgcagattacaaatattatatgtaatttgatttccttggagataaatagaatttaaaatataaatttttaagttttatttcttattaccatatattgtttatggaaatacgccattttggttttaaggcttaatactagactatctcccttgaattacttgccaacatttttctgttcctgttttgtctttctttcatgaactattagatctaatattaaaattcatttaaaatgatagcataagaacaaaaactctctttaaaaagttattgaaaaaatgaagaaacaacttcatcaatttattattaacattttttttagaccttcatttcagtaaatacacttaaaaatgcataagttgacagcataagaacagaaatctcttttaaaaaagttattgaaaaaagaagaaacattaaaaacaacatggtggtcagTAAAGGTATCTCTATCTGggcatctaaactattaccaaaaaaatttatttgtagttggCAGTTTTTGAAATGATCAcacctccacccccccccccccccccccaccttccgGGCCAAAAATCTAGCTAAGTTGTTGATCAACAAAAGAATGTCGTGAGACCAGCCCGGAACCCTAATTCTAATCTACACTGTAGTCTACAGGATTACCTAAcctaaatttaaaattctataaattattattattattcatattaaatattttaaatttaaatagatctatattttatattattttattatttatatatgatataaatatatttcatatgAATATTGATATCtaaaaaaatctagaactaCATAAAAATATTGATAATATTGTTTTAgtaatttagttttaataattaattaattttcttattttaataaaaacaaataacttgAAAGTTTTGAAAATTGATTATCTGAACTTGTCTGAAGTTGAACTTTAGATTGTTCTTgggtatagatctaaattctatatTTAAtcactaatctagatctagctacatAAACTGATAAAGTATTACTTAGTTTACTGTCTTTAGTAGTCTTTACATAGGTCTACTTAAATACtaagattagatctagtaaatccGTCACCTGCAAATCTGTTGTTGACAAAGTTACAAATAAATCAGATTGATCTCCCTTGCCTATAAtgcaaacgatttttttttgtctattcatATAAAGACTGTAAACACTGTAGTATAGTCAGTCtactctaaccctaaccctgctCTGTGGCTGTCCTAGAGATCTCCTGCAATGGCTGCCAATGGTAATCGACTTTTCTAGTCTTTAGCCATTTGCCCAATTAATGAGTATGCCAGCTCATTTGCTAATGTTGCATTCTTGAGATGTTCCGTCATACTTCACTCCTAATCATTGCATTTGGTTTTGGGGATATTGTTCAACTGTTAACACAATGCCTGTTTACAAACTTCATCTAGGCTACATACAAATAATAAGAAACTACAAATCATAAGTTAATAACttatttttgtacaaaaaaaaataagagaggcgttattttttatttcacacgCAGGCGATTGTAACTATCGAGGCGGCCTTTTcccaaatatagatctatttatatattttaatcttAGATATTGAAATTCCCATTCTGAcaatgttttctatttatagatacaCTATGTAAGTGGATATTTATAGAATACGACATAATACATTATTATGATAGATCTCGatatgaaaaactaaaattacaaGTTTGTGGTGCAAGACTTAATATTTAACCAGAAAGTGTTCAGCACTGCGGTAGGCCTGCTGAAGTGAAGTTTTTTTTAGCAggcatttaatttttaagccTAAGTGGTTCGTAATTTTATAGCCTTGATCtcgtcatctagatctagtagctacTGTCTCTAAACTCTAAGGACACACTCTTTAAAGTCTCTAGGTTCTATAGACAGTcttatctagatatctagacccATTCTGATTCTGTATTCGTGACTGGATCAGTGCTTGATACAGAAACATTAGACTTTGCATATTAGCTGgatatttatttcttataataTCTAATTAGACAACATATCCACAGATCTGCAATTGTCGGATTGATTAGTCAGcactatctatattatatagaccTAGTGTTACACCGAGTATTGATCTACGAAGAAGTCTGGACACATCCCGAACACAGTCTGAATGTGTTATGGCTGTAGCTCTAGCCACAACTTGTTCGAGTTTTAACTTTGTCGAAAATCTTCAAGACTGGCCCGATTTAAGACAAGCTTGTTCTCAGCACggaaataaatctaaatctaacgCTCTGTCAGTAGACAATACATTGTCATCGTCCATTCACCGTCACAAACTCTCCAAAGTATTGCATGAATTTGAGTATTTGAGTTCCAAAATCTCTATTCCAGAGTCAGGTAATAAAGTAGAAATAATACAACAATATGTCGTTGCTGCTGCAGAAGAAACACTGCTGTCTTCAACTTCGTCTGGTGTAGAGATTAACAACAATAGCCAAAGCAAAGACTCTCACACAAAGCtcaatgatttagatctaaatcaaaccTGCTTAGATAGCCACGGAGATGATTCTCCTAATGAGTTACAAACTGCAACAGAGCTTTCCTCAGAGAGATGCAAAACTAATAAATCAAAGTTGAAATCTAGAAAGAGAATCACCAAGATTCGAGTTAAGTCAACGAAACGCTGGAGAAGTTTGGACCTCAATGAATTTGGATTTCACATTTCTCGGATACCTAAGGTCTTTAGTTCTAATGAGAAGATGGACAACACGCTGGGTGGCGTAACGGGACTGTCCACTTGTTGTTTGGATAATTCTGAAAGTATTGAGAATTCTCAAAACAGTAACGATATGGAGAATTCCCCACCTAGTTTTCAACAGGACAATGTAACCAAAGAAAATATGGACgatgttttctttttcaggTGTCTAGGAGTTGACGTCATGACTGAACCAGACGACATCGACTCCTCCAAAACCTCAAACCAAAGTCCCAACATGCTGCATCATTCCAGAACAAAGGCCCAAACTATGTGCAATAGTGAAGGCAATCAACAGCTGGAAGACTCGTACTACCCGCCGGTTAACTTTACGTCATACAAGGGAAAGTGTAACAAATTCAGGCTGTATGATCTAGAATGTTCTTCATCTTCCAAAGTTTATATTAGGCCTGATAAACATCGTCGCATTGAAAAAGCCCACAAAGCGGTGAAATCAAAGAACAGTAAGTCGTTATTCAACAACCAAGGTCGTAAAACTTTGTACATGCATCACCGCCTGGTCAAATTGTAcaatctggatctagactttcGACATGCGGCCAAGTCTCAACGTGTGCCAGCCATGCCGAAACGGGTCATCGATGTCCGCGTGGCTTCTCAGGTCAACAGAGCTCTGGCCAGCGGAATCATATCCCACACTGACCATGCAGCACCTGTCCAGAACTTAAAGCACGCTTTGCACGAGACCAACGCGCCCAATCACATGGACATGGACCTAGCAACCTTCTTGATTACACTGCAGCACCGTGACCTGACCCCAGAGGACTACGACATGTTGTTACGTCTAGATGACTCGGTCAAGCCAAAGACAATCCCTAAAACCATATTGAGTCAACTCAGGACGGAGATGATAGGGCCCAGTGGTCTGGAGCCTGACGATGAGACACTTGTCTTGTGTTCTGTTTGCATGGAACCATACATTGCGGGCCAAGAAAGGAAATTTCTACCGTGTTCACATTACTTTCATTCAGTTTGTATTGATGCCTGGCTGAACAATTCCAGTATGAACTGTCCTTTAGATGGATTACCAGTTGAATCGTgatgatatatttatttatgtttgttagtTATAtatccctcttttttttttgtaacttattGTAATCAAGTTTCTACATTCAAAGTCCACgaacttttcatttttctttcataattattctaaacaTTTTGTTACTGTAGAGATATTTTAATTGATAAATCTTTTCTCGTGTCCTGGCTGTAATTACATGCTTTGGCACACCAACACCACAAGTTAAGCTACTAGCTAACACCATGAACAGTTCTTATAATCGAGTTGTTCACATTTGTGCTCAACCAGGAAACAACATGTCTTATTCAGATATAACCCTTCATCTTTTCCATGTGTGTAGATATTGTACAACTTATCGTTGACCATTGGTAGATGTACTGGTACTCAAgcattttgaacaaaaatctCCACACCccaaataaagaaatgtttgctaTCAGTTTTGCTTTATTAATACTAGGAATATTAATTACATACAAATAATATCACAagctccctttcagaccttatgagaCTGACGAGCTCATGTTTctgtatggggcagatgatgttgagCTCATGTTTctgtatggggcagatgatgttaagctcATGTTTCTATGTGTTATACGATACTAAACGTTTCAGTATGGTAAGGCAAATGATATTAAGCTCATTCTGTTTCTATAGCTGATGGTTAGTGAGAATGTAGCCTGCACAACTAGCTTTATTTTCCCCACCTAATGAAAGATAGCCATTAATGTGGTGGACAAAAATCCAAACATTTGGAATTAGAAATCATGACTCAGTCTATGGAACAGTAGCTATTGCGTCAGAACATACTCGCGCAATGAAGCAATAGTGAATGTGCCTTAAAATAAATGGGCCATTGTGTTCTCAagtggaatttttttatttttctcagttgaattttttaatctaaatatgctGCTTAATTTTTGTTGATCATTTGTCAATGACCAGttgttaataaaatgttttattttaaatcatggTCATCTTACCGAATTGATTTTGTTCTGATTTAAGATTTCCTAttgacagaaaaacaaaaactcaacAGTTCAAAatagtgacttttttttgtgtatgaaTCAGGTCATAGCAAACAAagacaaatgttaaatgttgaAAACAAACACTCCTGGTAGTGCTATGGAAAATACTCAACTAACTACATCAACAGGTGCTTTgaagaacaaataaaacaaagtgagaaaaaaaatcaaacaaaattattatttttttttaaagttaaagaaaTATGTTCTATGACAgtattaaaaagtaaacaacTGATCAATGAGTTCCAGATGATGACACAAACACTGGACAATCTTTTAATTCTTACTACCATTTTATTCCCATTGCAGGATGGGATATCAAATATGAAGACAAAAGTTGTACAAGTCTAATATTTAGAACATTGGTCAATACATGTATATAGAGTTACTTAATATATACTAAGTAACCACAAGAATAATGCAATCTTAATTGGACAACTGAAAATGAAACTTGAACACAAAATATAAGCACTcatgtaaagaaaacaaaagtataaAAGCAAAATGTAATATGATTGATTTCTGAACACAAACAGAGCAATACTTTCAAGTCTGAACAAAACATTGACACTTTTCACTTAGTGTTCAAAGATTGGAACAAAATGTCATCAAATATCAAAAAGCTTaacattttattacaattaaagatagttttatgtattttttaaaaatctatcttTATTCTTAACTAGTTATGGTGAAATAATCTGAATACCAGTactataaataactttatttttccatttaaatttaaactattttaatttcAGAATATTATTCCATATCGAAACAACTTTTAATGTTTCAATTTGAGAGTTTAAAATTCTTAATCCTTTTCATTACATATGGTTGAAAACATACATtacattttcttcatttaaacaaaactattaaaagtttGCCTATGCAGTGCTACAAAATAGTCCTTTTTGAAGGAGTCACTAGTCATTGTACAGTTATATTGTTTAGCCACTCGTCTATCCTGCGGTCTGCTAGAACTTCACAGCTTCTGTTTGACCATCAGAAATAGTCTCGAGAGATAGACATGGGTCAAATACACTTTGGTTCAAACTGCACAAATCTTGAGCATTAGATCAAAAGTGTTTCAATTAACAGTCATTGTGTTGAGCCCAACAAGCAATGAATGCAGTGACTGGTCATAAGTAAACACATAGCAATAGAGAATGAAGATTAAGGGTGAATATTATAAGTAATGAATTGTCCAGATGTTTCATGCCAAATTGTAATGAGTTTACgatagaacaaatacaaatgtttattaaCTTTTGTAGTACCAATAGCTTAAACTACAAAGACAGCATAAACaaattgactaaaaaaaaatatggaaggATACTATTTTAATGAACAGaaatctatgaaaaaaaaatgtaaagtaatTTTAGAAAGACTTGTCCAAATTAAACTTGAATGTGTGCATTTTAACTCAAAGCACAAACAGATGGTTCTTTTGTACCAGATGCTATAGCAAATAGCATGTAGATTGTATTCAGTAGTGCCATGCAAAATTAAATGAATACATTCAATACAGAATgcctttttaaatttcaatgcccaaacaaaaaatgtctatTCTCAAGTGAGAAAAGGAGATTCATAAATCTGaaaagaccaaaagaaaatacacattGCTGTAAGTAGATTGAATTGTCCTCATTTGTGCTTGATCTCACTCAACATGTTATTTGAATCGACaacttttgatttgtttatgccACTCTAAAATAGGAGACATACAAATATGTTGGtcatttgaagctaaaaaaaaaaatcctacttTGTTGACTTTACACCCCTAAAATAATGCCAAACTTGTACCAAAAAATTAGTAAGATTAACTAATTGCCCGAAAAAATGTCACCTAGAAGACTGTCTTAATTGTACTAATTGCCCAGTAAAATTTCACCTTAAAGACTGTCTTATATGTACAAGAGACAGGTCATGTTAATACAAGtcattaaaacaaacaagattaAAAAAGGGTTTAAAATCATCAGAAGAACATGGTCATGACTTGagctgaaatgttttttttgtatgaaattCATCCTCAAGAACATCAAATAAAcacattgtaaacaaaacaaaacaaaaaaaatgcaaacgttATGACGATCCTAGCTGCTCATTCACTGGAACTGTTTCACTGCTGCCATTGATGTGATACACTTGCTGCTTTTCCTCCACAGGGAGAACATCTGAAGTCtccctcttttctttttgtgcATCTACCACTGCCCCCCCATTCATTATTGTCTCTTGAGTTTTGCTCTGTGTTGGAGCGTCAAACAGCTTAGGAACATGTCCAAACCACTCCAGATCATCCTGGTCCAGCCATTCTAGGCTGCTCAAAAACTTTTTGCCACTGAAGCCTCCCACTGCAAACAGCCTGCTGTCCACAGAAACTACGCTCAAGTTGGCCCTGGGAGAGATCAAGGATGGGCCCACACTCCAAGTGTTTGTGATGAAGTCGTAGAACTCTGAGGACACTAAAGATTGTGTTCCATCACTGCCACCAACTACAATCATCATGCCTGGGGATTTAGGACAATATTGTATAATTTCGTCAGAAAAAAAGTAGATTGTTAAATAACAATGGATTAACTTAAATACAGATAAAAGTGGATCTCATATAAGGAAACAAAGCCAACAGTAATGTCGAGCTGACAATGTCACCAATTAACAAAGAACAcattaaaatgaacaaaaaacatCAATCAACAAAGTACATTCACCAATCCCAAATGTTTACTACAAGTTCTACTGACTTGCATTTATCAGAACCttagattgttaaaaaaaataactcaccATTCACTAAGCCTGCACCAGCTCCTCTGCGAGCAGAGTTTAGACTTGCCCGAGGTGTCCAAGTGTTAGTTTGAGGGTCATAACATTCCACTGAGCTCAAGGTGTTCCACAGGTCTGTGCCTCCAATGACATACAGCAAGCCTTCAGCTGCACACACACAAGCTTGGGATCTGGCTGGAAGACAAAAAGTTTCATTTTCAATCCCAAAGTTCATCATTTAAACTTAACTATGACTTCCAAACCTAAATATCGGCATCTTGAAttgaacaaaatgaaaatttgttAACTTAAGATTAGATTGtgccatagaaaaaaaaaaacaactggggGGCAGGAGGTGGGAAGCATCAGTACATAGCAGCTCCTGatttattaattctttacattaaacataaaactcACCAGTCTTAAGAGAAGCAATACGAAACCAAGTATTTGTGACTGGGTCGTAGCACTCGCAAGTTGTAATACTTCTTTGCCCCTCACAGCCACCAATGCAGTACAGTTTGTCATTAAGAGTAACAAcacctaaaaaacaaaaagtaacttTTATTACAGGGAAATTTTAAATACCGGGTAGTGATTTTAATTAAGAATTTGTATAACTCAAAAAATATGTTTCATAATTAAAGCTGTCTATGGGAAAGATGTTTTTAAGATCTGGGCTAAGAAAGATATTAAGTAATTACAATATATTAAGTTAAAGTTGCTTTCTATCTAATCTTAAGCCTACAATAAGCTACAACTTCGGATTCAAAAGTCgttttataaaaatgaaaaaaataaaaaaaaaaaaaaaaagtaaatgaaaactAGAATTTATATCTTGAAACTCTTGTATAGAAGAAGTTTCCGCCTGTTCCTGACCATTAGAAATTATTGGGAGAACTCACTGTGATTGGATCTCTCTTTCAGCATGCTACAAACTGGTTTCCACTTCTGTGTCGCTGGGTCATACTTTTCTACACAAGAGAGTTCCTTCCAGCCATCAGATCCTCCACACACATAGATAACACCATTTAAAACTGCAGCTCCAAATCTACCCCTTGCTCTATTCATGTCTGCCATCTTGGTCCACTGGTTATCTCTGATTGTAAATGTCTCAGCACTGCGAAGACACTCTCCCCTATCATAGCCACCTAAAATATTGACATCAAATTGTGAGTAATGTAAAAGTAGGAATCTGAATCATAGTGAaatcaaaatcaataaattttgtttttttttcatcaaaaaataatttttctttgaaTGTATAAAATCACTTACCACACACAACTAGCTTCCCATCTAACTCCACAGCACCAAGAGCACATCTTGCAGAAGACATTGGTTGAAGGGGCGTGATTGATGTTTTCTTCAAGACTGGACTTAAACGATGTCTGTTGCTAGACTGAGCTGGGGGTGAGTCTGGAACTATGCTACCTTCTTTAGACTGATCACCATTGGTAGGTGGTACAGGCCGAACATGGGCAGTGATAGCCATTAAGCGACCGTCCAAAACAGCAATAGCCAGATAAGCATTTTCTGCAATACAAACAGAAAACTTGTAACATTTCAAAgtgattaaatttatttgttgatATTGTGGTTTTCTTAATGTTGTTACTAATACTAATATCTAACAATCATACTCTCTAtgaccaattaaaaaaaaatatataccacTAGTTTTGCAGATGGCCACAATAGACCACTCCCTTTCAGCTACTGAAACTGCTTCTTCAGGATTTATATTGAACTTGTGAAAAAGTTGTCCATTACCATTGGTTGAAGGACTAGttgctttgattttaaattTGTCCTGTTATGAAATAGAGGCATGTGTTTGAGCATccagtgaacatttttttgtatcgcaacttaattaaaaatgtgcatgtagAACAAGTAATTAGCCTATCTTTTcacaaatgaatattttatttactcttaatatattatatactagcTGGATATGACCCGCAGcccttagtttgtgtatcacTGATCCAAGGCCTTGTTCCCTT from Biomphalaria glabrata chromosome 9, xgBioGlab47.1, whole genome shotgun sequence encodes the following:
- the LOC129928276 gene encoding uncharacterized protein LOC129928276, which encodes MAVALATTCSSFNFVENLQDWPDLRQACSQHGNKSKSNALSVDNTLSSSIHRHKLSKVLHEFEYLSSKISIPESGNKVEIIQQYVVAAAEETLLSSTSSGVEINNNSQSKDSHTKLNDLDLNQTCLDSHGDDSPNELQTATELSSERCKTNKSKLKSRKRITKIRVKSTKRWRSLDLNEFGFHISRIPKVFSSNEKMDNTLGGVTGLSTCCLDNSESIENSQNSNDMENSPPSFQQDNVTKENMDDVFFFRCLGVDVMTEPDDIDSSKTSNQSPNMLHHSRTKAQTMCNSEGNQQLEDSYYPPVNFTSYKGKCNKFRLYDLECSSSSKVYIRPDKHRRIEKAHKAVKSKNSKSLFNNQGRKTLYMHHRLVKLYNLDLDFRHAAKSQRVPAMPKRVIDVRVASQVNRALASGIISHTDHAAPVQNLKHALHETNAPNHMDMDLATFLITLQHRDLTPEDYDMLLRLDDSVKPKTIPKTILSQLRTEMIGPSGLEPDDETLVLCSVCMEPYIAGQERKFLPCSHYFHSVCIDAWLNNSSMNCPLDGLPVES
- the LOC106067714 gene encoding influenza virus NS1A-binding protein homolog A-like, which gives rise to MKLLEDNKGLLTPPPESDKMYNPTLPTPSLTKAGNGDESNGAAGKSFPRSKSYQNETSETLELNNGDIIYLDFLEEGHSSFVLEGINKLRKQGQFCDIILVVEDHEIQAHRAVLAACSPFLFDFFSGLEETTEPLPTYKLKHVHYNGFQYLLDYMYTGRLHVPLENVPAVYATSLNLKMETATKICAGFLANHLTTANCLGIRRFTKDVAFKQAVDEYIRSNLKDIMLSKSFFGLTDLQVEVVGLDESITNEVMEQRFFSLVLDWAKENLNDLKPKLDRLVEKVNVLYLQSDNTLKDCAEVEDTVLSSEDDLVQDYKKARRRDKFKIKATSPSTNGNGQLFHKFNINPEEAVSVAEREWSIVAICKTSENAYLAIAVLDGRLMAITAHVRPVPPTNGDQSKEGSIVPDSPPAQSSNRHRLSPVLKKTSITPLQPMSSARCALGAVELDGKLVVCGGYDRGECLRSAETFTIRDNQWTKMADMNRARGRFGAAVLNGVIYVCGGSDGWKELSCVEKYDPATQKWKPVCSMLKERSNHSVVTLNDKLYCIGGCEGQRSITTCECYDPVTNTWFRIASLKTARSQACVCAAEGLLYVIGGTDLWNTLSSVECYDPQTNTWTPRASLNSARRGAGAGLVNGMMIVVGGSDGTQSLVSSEFYDFITNTWSVGPSLISPRANLSVVSVDSRLFAVGGFSGKKFLSSLEWLDQDDLEWFGHVPKLFDAPTQSKTQETIMNGGAVVDAQKEKRETSDVLPVEEKQQVYHINGSSETVPVNEQLGSS